Proteins encoded within one genomic window of Bacillus sp. F19:
- a CDS encoding enoyl-CoA hydratase encodes MDMETVTYSVHGRYATIEMNRPDVLNAMNEQMLRELLQALKLACESEADIVVLSGSGRGFSAGGDIKTMLNSMDNSGFSGVMDLISEVITTLYTLPKVTVSAIHGPAAGLGFSLALAADYVVAHSSSVLAMNFIGIGLVPDGGGHYFMEKRLGEAKAKQLIWSGDKLSADEAYKLGLVDLVCDADLKDAVQSLVSEWLQKPVKAMIASKNIYSAVKKSELEQILSLEKATQYNMRQSQDHQEGINAFLEKRKPQFTGK; translated from the coding sequence ATGGATATGGAAACTGTTACATATTCGGTACATGGAAGATATGCGACGATTGAAATGAACAGGCCTGATGTTTTAAATGCCATGAATGAACAAATGCTGAGAGAACTTCTTCAGGCACTGAAGCTTGCTTGTGAAAGTGAAGCGGATATTGTGGTTCTGTCTGGAAGCGGACGGGGATTCTCGGCTGGCGGGGATATTAAAACCATGCTAAATTCAATGGATAATTCGGGTTTTTCAGGGGTAATGGATTTAATTTCAGAGGTCATCACGACGCTTTATACACTGCCTAAGGTAACGGTTAGCGCCATTCACGGACCGGCGGCCGGCTTAGGATTCAGCCTTGCTTTAGCGGCAGATTACGTTGTCGCACATTCAAGCTCAGTTCTTGCCATGAATTTTATCGGCATCGGTCTGGTGCCTGACGGAGGCGGACACTATTTCATGGAAAAACGCTTAGGCGAAGCGAAGGCCAAGCAATTGATCTGGAGCGGAGATAAGTTAAGCGCGGATGAGGCTTACAAACTTGGACTTGTTGACTTAGTCTGCGATGCTGATTTAAAAGATGCCGTACAATCTCTTGTCAGCGAATGGCTGCAGAAACCTGTAAAAGCGATGATTGCCAGCAAAAATATATATTCAGCTGTAAAGAAATCAGAACTGGAACAAATCCTTTCTCTTGAAAAAGCAACCCAATATAACATGAGACAATCTCAGGATCATCAAGAAGGCATAAATGCATTTTTAGAAAAAAGAAAACCTCAGTTTACAGGTAAATAA
- a CDS encoding ABC transporter ATP-binding protein, with the protein MTLKLDGITKRFGSHTAVDQLSLTIPESEMFGLLGANGAGKTTTFRMILGLLNPSAGQISWDGKPIGYDASDEIGYLPEERGLYPKVKVRDQLIYLGRLKGMNKQAAQKEMNEWLERFKIPEYANKKVEDLSKGNQQKIQFITAVLHRPKLLILDEPFSGLDPVNVELLKEAVLDLKNGGTSIVFSSHRMEHVEELCQHLCIMHKGKPVVDGALKDIKRSFGRKNVIVHADFDLSYLKEFEGVTKYKPFFEGIELQVTGEEVSQEIMASLQGKGFVRKFELAEPSLNDIFIEKVGAEYE; encoded by the coding sequence ATGACATTAAAATTGGATGGAATTACAAAACGATTCGGCTCACACACTGCGGTTGATCAGCTTTCATTAACGATTCCAGAGAGTGAAATGTTTGGTTTGCTCGGGGCCAATGGCGCTGGGAAAACGACAACATTCCGGATGATTTTAGGCTTATTAAATCCATCAGCCGGGCAAATTTCATGGGATGGAAAGCCAATCGGATATGATGCGAGTGATGAAATTGGCTATCTCCCGGAGGAAAGAGGGCTTTATCCTAAAGTGAAAGTGCGTGATCAGCTTATTTATTTAGGGCGGTTAAAAGGGATGAATAAGCAGGCGGCGCAAAAAGAAATGAATGAATGGCTTGAACGCTTTAAGATTCCGGAATATGCAAACAAGAAAGTAGAGGACCTCTCAAAAGGAAATCAGCAAAAGATTCAATTCATTACAGCAGTACTGCATCGTCCAAAGCTTCTGATTCTGGATGAGCCGTTCAGCGGTCTGGACCCAGTTAATGTAGAGCTCCTTAAGGAGGCTGTATTGGACTTGAAAAACGGCGGGACATCCATTGTATTTTCCAGTCACAGAATGGAGCATGTAGAGGAGCTGTGTCAGCATTTGTGCATTATGCATAAAGGAAAGCCTGTAGTTGATGGGGCATTAAAGGATATTAAACGTTCCTTTGGAAGGAAAAACGTGATCGTTCATGCTGATTTTGATTTGTCCTACTTGAAGGAATTTGAAGGTGTGACAAAATATAAGCCGTTTTTTGAAGGAATAGAGCTTCAGGTAACAGGCGAAGAGGTCTCGCAGGAAATTATGGCTTCTTTGCAGGGCAAAGGATTTGTCCGGAAATTTGAACTGGCAGAACCATCTCTGAATGATATTTTCATTGAAAAGGTTGGTGCGGAGTATGAATAA
- a CDS encoding ABC transporter permease, translating to MNKFWIIFWHTYSSKLKTKSFLITTGITLLLIFGLTNLQNVIEFFNNGDKEAAKVAVIDQTEDKSIYPVFEQNASALDEKLQLKRAEKSEEQLKKDVLDEKMEGYLILSLDQNGLPQGSYYARSIVNSSVSGTMEQALQQTKIAAGTANLGLKSEQLNQLFAPSELKKTALLENAKSEEELNQARGLVYVLLFIIYFSVILYASMIAMEVAVEKSSRVMEILISSVSPIKQMFAKLLGIGLLSITQFILIILVGYSSMKGNMENAELMGDGFFSFSEVPVATLVYAIVFFILGYFIFATLAAFLGSLVSRIEDVQQMISPMTFIIVGAFIIAMFGLGNPEAPFITVTSFIPLFSPMIMFLRVGMLSVPAWEIGLSIGILVITIIALAVLGAKVYKGGVLMYGKSSSFKDVKKALQMSKDQ from the coding sequence ATGAATAAATTTTGGATCATCTTTTGGCACACATATTCAAGCAAATTAAAGACAAAATCATTTTTGATTACAACAGGAATTACGCTGCTGCTGATCTTTGGGCTGACAAACCTGCAAAATGTGATTGAGTTTTTTAATAATGGGGACAAAGAAGCGGCTAAGGTAGCTGTTATTGATCAAACGGAAGACAAAAGTATATATCCTGTTTTTGAGCAGAATGCTTCAGCACTGGATGAGAAACTGCAGCTGAAACGCGCAGAGAAGTCAGAGGAACAGCTGAAAAAGGATGTCCTTGATGAAAAAATGGAAGGATATTTGATTCTGAGTCTTGACCAAAATGGTTTGCCGCAGGGCTCCTATTATGCAAGATCCATTGTAAACTCAAGTGTTTCAGGAACAATGGAGCAGGCTCTTCAGCAAACGAAAATAGCAGCAGGTACAGCAAACCTTGGCTTAAAAAGTGAGCAGCTAAATCAGCTGTTTGCCCCTTCAGAGCTTAAGAAAACGGCCCTTTTAGAAAATGCAAAATCTGAAGAAGAACTGAATCAGGCAAGAGGGCTGGTCTATGTTCTGCTGTTCATTATTTATTTTTCAGTGATCTTATATGCAAGTATGATTGCGATGGAGGTAGCGGTAGAAAAATCATCACGGGTGATGGAAATTCTGATCAGTTCTGTTTCTCCCATCAAGCAAATGTTTGCGAAGCTGCTTGGAATCGGTTTATTGAGCATAACACAGTTCATTCTAATTATCTTGGTTGGATACAGCTCTATGAAAGGGAATATGGAAAATGCCGAATTAATGGGTGACGGATTCTTCAGTTTTTCAGAAGTACCTGTTGCGACATTAGTCTATGCAATTGTTTTCTTTATTCTCGGGTATTTTATTTTTGCAACTCTCGCTGCTTTTTTAGGATCGCTTGTGAGCAGAATTGAAGATGTACAGCAAATGATTTCACCCATGACGTTTATAATTGTGGGGGCATTCATTATCGCGATGTTCGGGCTTGGAAATCCTGAAGCGCCTTTCATCACGGTTACCTCCTTTATACCGCTTTTCTCTCCAATGATCATGTTCTTGAGAGTAGGCATGCTGAGTGTTCCGGCATGGGAAATCGGATTATCAATTGGAATTTTGGTTATTACCATAATCGCTCTTGCGGTATTGGGCGCTAAAGTTTATAAAGGCGGCGTCCTCATGTACGGTAAATCCTCATCATTCAAGGATGTCAAGAAAGCCTTGCAAATGTCAAAGGATCAATAA
- a CDS encoding DNA repair exonuclease, with amino-acid sequence MEPIRFIHAADLHIDSPFAGMHQLPETIFERLKESTFAALDNLIHLAIREKVDFILIAGDLYDGEDRSLRAQLKLKKAFEKLELHGIQVYVIHGNHDHMSGRWLDLSWPHNVHVFSDKEVECKTYWKNGNTPVNLYGYSYPKRAVIENMTPFYKKQGEAGFHIGLLHGSIAGNTDHDVYSPFLISDLLEKQLDYWALGHIHKRMHLHENEPPILYSGNIQGRNRKETGDKGCFLVSMSESTVSYTFKPLHDVIWEELAIEMKGSFQEWIDSLHQQLHQLRGDNVPLVVAIRISGTNELYHLLQEENVLEDLMDQWNEDETGRENFVWISSIINESMPVISKESLQLDSHFLSDLTDIIESFDDFEDTIQPLKQHALYRKHIPAFDDEEQQQIEKEAEYLLFQELLKHRRL; translated from the coding sequence ATGGAACCTATTCGATTTATTCATGCTGCGGATTTACATATAGACAGCCCGTTTGCCGGAATGCATCAGCTGCCGGAAACAATTTTTGAAAGGCTGAAGGAAAGCACGTTTGCCGCTCTCGACAATTTGATTCACCTAGCCATCAGGGAAAAGGTTGATTTCATATTGATAGCCGGGGATTTATACGATGGTGAGGACAGGAGCTTAAGGGCGCAGCTGAAGCTGAAAAAAGCATTTGAAAAGCTTGAGCTGCACGGAATTCAGGTATACGTTATACACGGTAATCATGATCATATGAGCGGAAGATGGCTGGATCTTAGCTGGCCGCATAATGTTCATGTTTTTTCAGACAAAGAAGTGGAGTGTAAAACATACTGGAAAAACGGAAATACACCGGTCAATTTATATGGATATAGCTATCCAAAGCGCGCTGTCATTGAAAATATGACACCTTTCTATAAAAAACAGGGAGAAGCCGGTTTTCATATTGGACTTCTTCATGGATCGATTGCAGGCAATACAGACCACGATGTGTATTCTCCTTTTTTGATCAGCGATCTGCTTGAAAAACAGCTTGATTATTGGGCGCTTGGTCATATTCATAAACGGATGCATCTTCATGAGAATGAGCCGCCGATTCTGTATTCAGGCAATATTCAGGGAAGAAACAGAAAAGAAACCGGAGATAAAGGATGCTTTCTGGTTTCCATGTCAGAAAGCACCGTCTCTTACACGTTTAAACCGCTTCATGATGTGATATGGGAAGAACTCGCAATAGAGATGAAAGGAAGTTTTCAGGAGTGGATCGACAGTCTGCATCAGCAGCTGCATCAGCTAAGAGGCGACAATGTACCGCTTGTGGTTGCGATCCGAATAAGCGGAACAAATGAGCTGTACCATTTGCTTCAGGAAGAGAATGTTCTTGAAGATTTAATGGATCAATGGAATGAAGATGAGACGGGGCGTGAGAACTTTGTATGGATCTCCTCCATCATCAATGAATCAATGCCGGTTATCAGCAAGGAATCGCTTCAGCTTGATTCTCATTTTTTATCGGATTTAACAGACATTATTGAAAGCTTTGATGACTTTGAGGATACCATTCAGCCTCTGAAACAACATGCATTATACAGGAAACACATTCCGGCATTTGATGACGAAGAACAGCAGCAGATTGAAAAAGAAGCTGAATATCTGCTGTTTCAGGAACTTTTAAAGCATAGAAGACTGTGA
- a CDS encoding AAA family ATPase, translating to MKIIELNIYGYGQFNHINFTLHPRAFQVIYGKNEAGKSTIMSFIQSILFGFPAKIQNENRYEPKRVKTYGGALIVDTEQYGKVKIERLPGKAAGEVTLYFENGETGSGEILNKMLSHFDKSMYKSIFSFDIHGIQQVSKVSADELGKFLLSSGLLGTDALLQTESHLLKKQELLYKPNGKKPEINAALSRLKSIHSEMQKAKELIQPYEELMKEKEMIERLLKEKEESKSTLEARSRRFAEIIDVLPLWLEEETILTELTKTNQAFPADGLKRMDEIEAKEEPLQSEKLSLIRAIEDLQQTIYQMNVNESILSHHAEIDHLRETYSAYHAKRDQHQQYSLKYEALTRQIFDEKMRFFAENIDDKAVLSLNTSITAKEEIREIVSDYQQLQQRKQLLDQQFERAKENLEESENRLTDYAKGMLDAEERKLLEKKVKQHEAMQQQVLDEKRLQEEYRNNEKKINEQSKTNQSKKNQMKIMKAAAAVLLILCSGWLIYEQQWLILPFFLGLTGLVLFFIFQNDKGEDAFLIHLRNKQEELKRQLEQSSVQGHTETEELGGILWKDEQLRRSHELEQVTFTQNERAYHRTVSGFDDWEEELYQLNRKVKKAYSEFRVSSEFSPLALPDLLQTLIQLQKDVRESSQIETKLSELTAVLSAYEKRLRGVCEKCGFEQTTDLNETMRNLSDALQDSIEKKNRQLMHKEKIADAEDRLVKIEAELSLLSEKRMELFILSNSADAEDFRKKADEANHRKALEQKLKWIQQQLQAKQHLLKDGKLDFLIDYKEEKLLCDNQLRAEMDQESSLHRRLAELKAALLNIESSGLYSELKQKYELEKGAVKQLAHKWAVLAAAKNMLNKTVEFNRSVRLPKVLKGAEHYFSVMTNHQYRKIFLPDAEQTLIVERMDGNRFAANELSQATAEQLYISLRLALAHHLSTGQGLPVIIDDGFVNFDFERTKQVLSLLKEFSKQHQIIFFTCQEHLLPLFEEDQILDLKADESASKQVSIEQRLL from the coding sequence ATGAAAATCATTGAACTGAATATCTATGGGTATGGACAATTTAATCATATAAATTTCACCCTTCATCCCCGTGCCTTTCAAGTTATTTACGGAAAAAATGAAGCGGGAAAATCTACCATTATGTCATTCATACAGAGTATCTTATTTGGATTTCCTGCAAAAATTCAAAATGAAAACAGGTATGAACCAAAACGAGTGAAAACATACGGCGGAGCACTGATTGTCGATACAGAGCAATATGGAAAAGTCAAAATTGAGAGATTGCCTGGAAAAGCAGCAGGTGAGGTTACGCTGTACTTTGAAAATGGAGAAACCGGAAGCGGGGAAATCCTTAATAAAATGCTGTCTCATTTTGATAAATCGATGTATAAGTCTATCTTTTCATTTGATATTCACGGCATACAGCAGGTCAGTAAAGTAAGTGCTGATGAACTTGGGAAGTTTTTATTGTCATCAGGCTTACTTGGGACAGATGCTCTCTTACAGACGGAAAGCCATCTCTTGAAAAAACAGGAACTGCTGTATAAGCCTAACGGCAAAAAACCGGAGATCAATGCAGCATTAAGCAGACTTAAGAGCATTCATTCAGAAATGCAAAAAGCAAAAGAACTGATTCAGCCTTATGAAGAACTTATGAAAGAGAAAGAAATGATTGAACGTCTGCTTAAGGAAAAAGAAGAAAGCAAGTCCACGCTTGAAGCACGATCAAGAAGGTTTGCTGAAATAATAGATGTTCTCCCATTGTGGCTTGAAGAAGAGACGATTCTTACAGAGTTGACAAAGACAAATCAGGCATTTCCTGCAGATGGATTAAAGCGCATGGATGAGATTGAAGCTAAGGAAGAACCTTTGCAATCTGAAAAGCTGTCCCTTATTCGCGCGATAGAAGATCTTCAACAAACCATTTATCAGATGAATGTCAATGAATCTATCCTTTCGCATCATGCGGAAATCGACCATCTCAGGGAGACATACTCCGCATATCATGCGAAAAGAGATCAGCATCAGCAGTACAGTCTGAAGTACGAGGCACTTACACGGCAAATTTTTGATGAAAAAATGCGGTTTTTTGCAGAAAATATAGATGATAAAGCCGTGCTTTCATTAAACACTTCTATAACAGCCAAAGAAGAAATAAGAGAAATCGTTTCGGATTATCAACAACTGCAGCAAAGAAAGCAGCTGCTCGATCAGCAGTTTGAACGGGCTAAAGAAAATCTGGAGGAAAGCGAAAATAGATTAACAGATTACGCAAAAGGAATGCTTGATGCAGAAGAGAGAAAGCTTCTGGAAAAAAAGGTAAAGCAGCATGAAGCCATGCAGCAGCAAGTATTGGATGAAAAAAGATTACAAGAAGAATATCGGAATAATGAAAAGAAAATCAATGAACAAAGCAAGACGAACCAATCTAAAAAGAATCAAATGAAAATAATGAAAGCAGCTGCGGCTGTTTTACTGATTTTGTGTTCCGGATGGCTCATATATGAGCAGCAATGGCTCATCTTGCCGTTTTTCTTAGGCTTAACCGGACTCGTTTTATTCTTTATTTTTCAAAATGATAAAGGAGAAGATGCGTTTCTCATTCATTTGCGGAACAAACAGGAGGAATTAAAACGGCAGCTTGAACAATCGAGTGTGCAAGGTCATACAGAAACAGAAGAGCTGGGAGGCATCCTATGGAAGGATGAGCAACTGAGACGATCTCATGAACTTGAGCAAGTGACATTTACACAGAATGAGAGAGCGTATCACCGCACAGTAAGCGGTTTTGATGATTGGGAAGAGGAACTTTATCAGTTAAACCGAAAAGTTAAAAAAGCGTACAGTGAATTTAGAGTGAGCAGTGAATTCTCTCCGCTTGCCCTGCCAGATCTTCTGCAAACATTGATTCAGCTCCAGAAAGATGTCCGGGAGAGCTCTCAAATTGAAACGAAACTTTCTGAGCTCACAGCTGTTCTTTCGGCTTATGAAAAACGGCTCAGGGGTGTATGTGAAAAATGCGGTTTTGAACAAACGACTGATTTGAATGAAACAATGCGGAATTTGTCTGACGCTCTTCAAGATTCGATTGAAAAGAAGAACAGGCAGCTTATGCATAAAGAGAAAATAGCTGATGCCGAGGATCGATTAGTAAAAATCGAAGCAGAGCTCAGTCTTCTATCTGAGAAGAGAATGGAGCTTTTCATCTTATCAAATTCAGCTGATGCAGAAGATTTTCGGAAAAAGGCAGATGAAGCGAATCACAGAAAAGCATTAGAGCAAAAATTAAAATGGATTCAGCAGCAGCTCCAGGCTAAACAGCATTTGCTCAAAGATGGAAAGCTGGATTTTCTGATTGATTATAAAGAAGAGAAGCTTTTATGTGATAACCAGCTTAGAGCAGAAATGGACCAGGAAAGCAGCTTGCATAGACGGCTGGCGGAGCTAAAGGCTGCTCTTCTGAATATAGAGAGCTCAGGACTTTACTCAGAGCTAAAACAGAAGTATGAGCTTGAAAAGGGTGCAGTAAAGCAGCTTGCACACAAGTGGGCCGTGCTTGCAGCCGCGAAAAATATGCTGAATAAAACAGTGGAATTTAACCGCTCAGTGAGACTTCCGAAAGTATTGAAAGGGGCAGAGCACTATTTCTCTGTCATGACGAATCATCAATACAGAAAAATATTTCTGCCTGATGCTGAACAAACATTAATTGTAGAAAGAATGGATGGAAACCGATTTGCTGCAAACGAGCTTTCTCAGGCAACAGCAGAACAATTATATATTTCACTGAGGCTTGCCCTTGCCCATCACTTGAGCACTGGACAGGGCCTCCCGGTAATTATTGATGATGGTTTTGTAAATTTTGATTTTGAAAGGACAAAACAAGTCCTGTCACTGCTGAAGGAATTTTCAAAACAGCACCAGATTATTTTCTTTACGTGCCAGGAGCACCTGCTGCCGCTGTTTGAAGAAGATCAAATTCTTGATTTAAAAGCAGATGAGTCAGCTTCAAAACAAGTATCTATTGAGCAGAGATTATTGTAA
- a CDS encoding MFS transporter produces the protein MQQNKHEKKPLGKPLFLLSFNLFIIMVGIGLVIPILPFYVEKFGADAATLGFLVAVFALMQFFFAPIWGRLSDRIGRKPLITLGLFGFALAEFIFAFATDLWMLFLSRIIAGIFGAAIMPSAMAYVSDVTTPEKRGQGMGYLGAAMGLGIVVGPGIGGWLSEFSLSFPFLFAGIAASLAGIVSIFVLPESLSKEAMQKTTDENEKRENQFILIKKALQSPVGFLLILVFMMSFALTIFQAIFGFYALERFGYGPQEVGLIILITGIVGTITQGAAVGRLVAKFGDERVVTSALLLSAFGFVIMTFANSFATVLLTTSVFFLGNSILRPSLNTFISKLAGSKQGMVMGLNNSFMSLGNVAGPILAGYVFEYQINLPYYIGAAVMLAALISTKVWISRRQQADVSA, from the coding sequence ATGCAGCAAAATAAACATGAGAAAAAACCGCTTGGCAAACCTCTTTTTTTACTGAGCTTTAACTTATTTATTATTATGGTGGGCATAGGCTTAGTCATCCCGATTCTGCCGTTTTATGTTGAAAAATTCGGAGCAGATGCAGCAACACTTGGATTTCTGGTTGCTGTATTTGCACTCATGCAGTTTTTTTTCGCCCCGATATGGGGGCGGTTATCTGACAGAATTGGCCGAAAACCGTTGATAACACTTGGTTTGTTTGGATTCGCATTAGCTGAATTTATTTTCGCTTTTGCAACGGATTTATGGATGCTGTTTTTATCAAGGATAATTGCAGGTATATTCGGTGCGGCGATTATGCCGAGTGCAATGGCATACGTTTCTGATGTAACAACACCTGAAAAACGCGGGCAGGGAATGGGGTATTTAGGCGCCGCAATGGGTCTTGGTATTGTAGTTGGCCCGGGGATCGGCGGATGGCTTTCTGAATTCAGTCTTTCTTTCCCGTTTCTTTTTGCGGGTATTGCGGCATCACTGGCAGGAATTGTATCAATCTTCGTTTTGCCTGAATCTCTTTCAAAAGAAGCGATGCAAAAGACCACAGATGAAAATGAAAAACGCGAAAATCAATTTATTCTAATCAAAAAAGCTCTTCAAAGCCCTGTAGGCTTTTTACTGATCCTAGTCTTTATGATGAGTTTCGCATTAACGATTTTTCAGGCGATCTTTGGCTTCTACGCATTAGAGCGCTTCGGCTATGGACCGCAGGAAGTCGGTCTGATTATCCTTATAACAGGGATTGTTGGAACAATCACACAAGGAGCAGCAGTTGGAAGGCTTGTGGCTAAATTCGGCGATGAACGGGTTGTCACCTCTGCTCTTTTGTTGAGTGCATTTGGATTTGTGATTATGACATTTGCTAACTCCTTCGCAACGGTCTTATTGACAACCTCTGTCTTCTTTTTAGGGAATTCTATTTTGAGACCTTCTTTAAATACGTTTATCTCAAAATTAGCAGGAAGCAAGCAAGGTATGGTGATGGGGCTTAATAATTCTTTTATGAGTCTTGGGAATGTCGCGGGCCCTATTTTAGCGGGTTACGTATTTGAGTATCAAATCAATCTTCCTTATTATATTGGTGCTGCGGTCATGCTTGCTGCACTTATTTCAACTAAGGTTTGGATTTCAAGAAGACAGCAAGCTGATGTCTCAGCCTAG
- the yhaM gene encoding 3'-5' exoribonuclease YhaM produces MTKGINHYEVGEQADVFLLVKSSTKGIASNGKPFLTLILQDQSGEIEAKLWDAGPDDEVSYSSQSIVKIYGDIHHYRGRNQLKIRNIRTASNTDNVKISDFLETAPVGQEEMMEKVTQFIFEMKNPNIQRVTRYLMKKHQSEFLEYPAATKNHHEFVSGLAYHVVSMLDLAKSIAALYPSLDTDLLYAGVILHDLGKVTELSGPIGTTYTVEGNLIGHISIMVNEIAKAAEHLGIEGEEIVILQHLVLSHHGKAEWGSPKPPLIKEAEILHYIDNLDAKMNMLDRALERVKPGEYTERVFALDNRSFYKPTFHN; encoded by the coding sequence ATGACAAAAGGAATTAATCATTACGAGGTAGGCGAGCAAGCGGATGTTTTTCTGCTCGTTAAATCATCGACTAAAGGAATAGCCAGTAACGGAAAACCATTTTTAACATTGATTCTCCAAGATCAATCCGGGGAGATTGAAGCAAAGCTATGGGATGCCGGACCAGATGATGAGGTGTCCTACAGTTCACAAAGCATTGTAAAGATATATGGCGATATTCATCACTACCGTGGACGAAATCAGTTGAAGATCCGCAATATCCGAACTGCCTCAAACACGGATAACGTAAAAATTTCTGATTTTCTTGAAACGGCTCCGGTTGGACAAGAAGAAATGATGGAAAAAGTAACACAATTTATTTTCGAAATGAAAAACCCTAACATACAGCGTGTGACAAGATATCTCATGAAAAAGCATCAAAGTGAATTCCTAGAATATCCGGCTGCAACAAAAAATCATCACGAATTTGTATCTGGATTAGCTTATCATGTTGTTTCAATGCTTGATTTAGCAAAGTCCATTGCAGCTTTATATCCAAGTCTTGATACAGATTTGCTTTATGCAGGGGTCATTCTGCATGACCTTGGGAAAGTAACTGAGCTCTCAGGTCCTATTGGCACAACTTATACAGTCGAGGGAAACCTGATCGGCCATATTTCCATCATGGTAAATGAAATTGCCAAAGCAGCAGAACATTTAGGCATTGAGGGAGAAGAAATTGTGATCCTTCAGCACCTTGTCCTCAGTCATCATGGCAAAGCAGAGTGGGGAAGCCCTAAACCGCCGCTGATCAAAGAAGCCGAAATTCTTCATTATATTGATAATCTCGATGCGAAAATGAACATGCTTGACCGTGCATTAGAGCGGGTGAAGCCCGGCGAGTATACGGAACGTGTTTTTGCACTTGATAATCGGTCGTTTTACAAACCAACGTTTCATAACTAA
- a CDS encoding sporulation YhaL family protein — MILLPWWVYLCILGILYSGYMAFSTTRKEKIVEEAYIEQEGNVYIERMLKEREIRRKNQDDEM; from the coding sequence ATGATCTTGCTGCCGTGGTGGGTTTACCTCTGTATACTTGGGATTTTATACAGCGGTTACATGGCTTTTTCAACAACAAGGAAAGAGAAGATTGTTGAGGAAGCGTATATAGAACAAGAGGGTAATGTTTATATTGAAAGAATGCTTAAGGAACGTGAGATTCGAAGAAAAAATCAGGATGATGAAATGTGA
- a CDS encoding peptidylprolyl isomerase: MKRFALALAAASSVLALGACNNNDGGSEVIAETKAGNVTKDEFYEAMKDRFGKDVLTELVHEKVLSKEYKVSDEEVNKEIDNLTQQYGPQFEAVIQQQGEKTVKDMVKVDLLRKKAAEEEVKVTEEDTKQYYESLKGKVQASHILVEDEKTAKEIKARLDKGEKFEDLAKEASKDPSGQNGGDLGWFGKGQMVPEFEKAAFALKEGEVSNPVKSEFGYHIIKVTKTLKPYEEMKKELEADVKKQKTSQPDAVQGALDKALKEADVQVKDKELEDTFKAPAAPAEPAEGQ; this comes from the coding sequence ATGAAAAGATTTGCTCTTGCATTAGCAGCAGCATCAAGTGTTTTGGCGCTAGGCGCATGCAATAATAATGACGGCGGTTCCGAGGTCATTGCTGAAACAAAAGCAGGCAATGTAACAAAAGACGAATTTTATGAAGCAATGAAAGACCGCTTCGGAAAAGATGTTCTGACAGAGCTTGTACATGAAAAAGTTTTAAGCAAAGAATACAAAGTTTCTGACGAAGAAGTAAATAAAGAAATTGACAATTTAACTCAGCAATACGGCCCTCAATTTGAAGCAGTCATTCAGCAGCAAGGCGAAAAGACTGTTAAAGATATGGTGAAAGTCGATCTGCTTCGCAAAAAAGCAGCTGAGGAAGAAGTGAAAGTAACAGAAGAAGATACAAAACAATACTATGAAAGCCTAAAAGGCAAAGTACAAGCAAGCCACATCCTCGTTGAAGATGAAAAAACGGCAAAAGAAATTAAAGCCCGTCTTGATAAAGGCGAAAAGTTTGAGGATTTAGCGAAGGAAGCTTCTAAAGATCCATCTGGACAAAACGGCGGAGATTTAGGCTGGTTTGGCAAAGGACAAATGGTGCCTGAATTCGAAAAAGCAGCATTTGCCCTTAAAGAAGGCGAAGTAAGCAACCCTGTAAAATCTGAATTTGGCTACCACATCATTAAAGTGACAAAAACGTTAAAGCCGTATGAAGAAATGAAAAAAGAACTTGAAGCAGATGTAAAAAAACAAAAAACAAGTCAGCCTGATGCTGTTCAGGGAGCATTGGACAAAGCCCTTAAAGAAGCAGACGTTCAGGTTAAAGACAAAGAATTAGAAGATACATTCAAAGCACCCGCAGCTCCTGCAGAGCCTGCTGAAGGACAATAA
- a CDS encoding YjcZ family sporulation protein, with protein sequence MGGGNSNGFALLVVLFILLIIIGASYIC encoded by the coding sequence ATGGGTGGAGGAAATTCAAACGGTTTTGCCTTGCTTGTTGTTCTGTTTATTTTGTTGATCATTATTGGTGCTTCTTACATTTGCTAG
- a CDS encoding YjcZ family sporulation protein: protein MGGYAGGFALIVVLFILLIIVGAAWL, encoded by the coding sequence ATGGGAGGATACGCTGGAGGCTTCGCGTTAATCGTTGTTTTGTTCATCTTATTGATCATTGTCGGTGCTGCTTGGCTGTAA